One bacterium DNA segment encodes these proteins:
- a CDS encoding carbohydrate ABC transporter permease yields LIFQSTWDDFVWPFLIISNTAKATVPLAVQTFQSAETSNFPALMAVSSIASVPLTVLFFIFQRQIIGGVATTGMRH; encoded by the coding sequence CTGATCTTCCAGTCGACGTGGGACGACTTCGTCTGGCCGTTCCTCATCATCAGCAACACGGCGAAGGCCACCGTCCCGCTCGCCGTGCAGACGTTTCAGTCCGCCGAGACGTCGAACTTCCCCGCGCTGATGGCCGTGTCGTCGATCGCCTCCGTGCCGCTGACGGTGCTCTTTTTCATCTTCCAGCGGCAGATCATCGGCGGCGTCGCGACCACCGGGATGCGGCACTGA